The following are encoded together in the Tribolium castaneum strain GA2 chromosome 3, icTriCast1.1, whole genome shotgun sequence genome:
- the Sec23 gene encoding protein transport protein Sec23A isoform X1: protein MATYEEYIQQNEDRDGIRFTWNVWPSSRIEATRLVVPLGCLYQPIKERQDLPPIQYDPVLCTRNNCRAILNPLCQVDYRAKLWVCNFCFQRNPFPPQYAAISEQHQPAELMPMFSTIEYTITRAQCLPPIYLLVVDTCMDEEELGALKDSLQMSLSLLPPTALIGLITFGKMVQVHELGTEGCSKSYVFRGTKDLTAKQIQEMLGIGKVAVAQPQRGAPQAPIPPASRFLQPISKCDMSLTDLIGELQRDPWPVGQGKRPLRSTGAALSIAIGLLECTYANTGARVMMFLGGPCSQGPGQVVNDDLKQPIRSHHDIQKDNAKYMKKAIKHYEGLAMRAATNGHCVDIYSCALDQTGLMEMKQCCNSTGGHMVMGDSFNSSLFKQTFQRVFARDAKNELKMAFNATLEVKCSRELKVQGGIGSCVSLNVKSPLVSDTEIGMGNTVQWKMCTLTPSATIALFFEVVNQHSAPIPQGGRGCIQFITQYQHSSGQRRIRVTTIARNWADATANIHHISAGFDQEAAAVLMARMAVYRAETDESPDVLRWVDRMLIRLCQKFGEYNKDDPNSFRLSENFSLYPQFMYHLRRSQFLQVFNNSPDETSFYRHMLMREDLTQSLIMIQPILYSYSFNGPPEPVLLDTSSIQPDRILLMDTFFQILIFHGETIAQWRNLKYQDMPEYENFRQLLQAPVDDAQEILQTRFPMPRYIDTEQGGSQARFLLSKVNPSQTHNNMYAYGGAVPASADGGAPVLTDDVSLQVFMDHLKKLAVSSTA, encoded by the exons ATGGCCACCTACGAAGAATACATCCAGCAGAATGAGGACCGCGACGGCATCCGTTTCACTTGGAACGTGTGGCCGTCGAGTCGCATCGAAGCCACCCGTTTGGTGGTCCCCCTCGGTTGTCTCTACCAACCCATCAAGGAGCGCCAAGACCTGCCCCCCATCCAATACGACCCTGTCCTATGTACCCGTAACAACTGTCGTGCGATTCTGAACCCGCTGTGTCAAGTCGACTACCGGGCAAAGCTGTGGGTTTGCAATTTCTGTTTCCAACGGAATCcg tttccGCCTCAATATGCGGCCATTTCCGAGCAACACCAACCGGCCGAACTCATGCCAATGTTCTCCACCATTGAGTACACAATAACACGCGCCCAATGCCTGCCCCCCATCTACCTCCTAGTCGTCGATACGTGCATGGACGAGGAGGAGCTGGGGGCCCTTAAAGACTCGCTTCAGATGTCTTTGAGCCTTCTCCCGCCGACGGCCCTCATAGGGCTCATCACATTCGGGAAAATGGTCCAAGTTCACGAACTGGGCACTGAGGGCTGTAGCAAATCGTACGTTTTTCGGGGGACCAAAGACCTGACAGCTAAACAAATCCAGGAGATGCTCGGGATTGGGAAAGTGGCCGTGGCGCAGCCCCAGCGAGGGGCCCCGCAAGCCCCCATCCCGCCCGCCAGTCGGTTCCTCCAACCCATCTCAAAGTGCGATATGAGTCTGACTGATTTGATCGGGGAGCTGCAAAGAGACCCCTGGCCTGTGGGGCAAGGCAAGCGGCCCTTGAGATCAACAGGGGCGGCCTTGTCCATAGCAATAGGGCTCCTTGAGTGCACGTATGCCAATACGGGGGCCCGGGTTATGATGTTCCTAGGGGGGCCCTGCTCGCAAGGGCCGGGTCAGGTGGTTAACGACGATTTGAAACAACCAATCAGGTCGCATCATGATATTCAGAAAGATAACGCCAAGTATATGAAGAAGGCGATCAAGCATTATGAGGGGTTGGCTATGAGGGCTGCCACTAATGGGCATTGTGTTGATATTTATTCGTGTGCTTTGGACCAAACGGGGCTGATGGAGATGAAGCAGTGTTGCAATTCGACGgg GGGGCATATGGTTATGGGGGACTCGTTCAATTCGTCGCTTTTTAAACAAACGTTTCAGCGGGTTTTTGCAAGAGATGCCAAGAATGAGCTGAAAATGGCCTTCAATGCCACACTGGAAGTCAAGTGTTCAAGGGAACTCAAAG tGCAAGGAGGTATTGGCTCTTGTGTGTCCCTCAATGTGAAAAGTCCCCTCGTTTCGGACACTGAAATCGGAATGGGTAACACAGTCCAATGGAAAATGTGCACTTTGACGCCGAGTGCAACAATTGCCCTATTTTTCGAAGTGGTCAATCAACATTCGGCCCCCATACCGCAAGGAGGCCGTGGATGCATTCAGTTCATAACACAATATCAA caTTCGAGCGGCCAGAGGCGCATTCGCGTTACAACCATCGCCCGAAATTGGGCCGATGCCACGGCCAACATCCACCACATCAGCGCCGGCTTTGACCAGGAAGCGGCGGCTGTTTTAATGGCCCGCATGGCCGTTTATCGAGCTGAAACCGACGAAAGCCCCGATGTGTTGCGATGGGTCGACCGTATGTTAATTCGTCTG TGCCAAAAATTCGGCGAATACAACAAAGACGACCCTAACAGTTTCCGTTTGAGTGAAAACTTCAGTCTCTATCCCCAATTCATGTACCATTTGCGCCGCTCCCAATTCCTCCAAGTTTTCAACAACTCCCCAGACGAGACCTCGTTCTACCGCCACATGCTGATGCGGGAGGACCTCACCCAAAGTCTCATTATGATCCAGCCGATTTTATACAGTTATAGTTTCAACGGCCCCCCTGAACCCGTCCTCCTCGACACTAGTTCCATTCAACCCGATCGAATCCTTCTCATGGAcacatttttccaaattttgattttccaCGGTGAGACAATCGCCCAATGGAGGAACCTCAAGTACCAGGACATGCCAGAGTACGAGAATTTCCGGCAATTGTTACAAGCACCGGTGGATGACGCCCAGGAAATCCTCCAGACGAGGTTCCCCATGCCTAGGTACATCGACACGGAACAAGGGGGCTCCCAAGCCAGGTTTTTACTATCGAAAGTCAACCCGAGCCAAACACATAACA
- the Sec23 gene encoding protein transport protein Sec23A isoform X2, whose amino-acid sequence MATYEEYIQQNEDRDGIRFTWNVWPSSRIEATRLVVPLGCLYQPIKERQDLPPIQYDPVLCTRNNCRAILNPLCQVDYRAKLWVCNFCFQRNPFPPQYAAISEQHQPAELMPMFSTIEYTITRAQCLPPIYLLVVDTCMDEEELGALKDSLQMSLSLLPPTALIGLITFGKMVQVHELGTEGCSKSYVFRGTKDLTAKQIQEMLGIGKVAVAQPQRGAPQAPIPPASRFLQPISKCDMSLTDLIGELQRDPWPVGQGKRPLRSTGAALSIAIGLLECTYANTGARVMMFLGGPCSQGPGQVVNDDLKQPIRSHHDIQKDNAKYMKKAIKHYEGLAMRAATNGHCVDIYSCALDQTGLMEMKQCCNSTGGHMVMGDSFNSSLFKQTFQRVFARDAKNELKMAFNATLEVKCSRELKVQGGIGSCVSLNVKSPLVSDTEIGMGNTVQWKMCTLTPSATIALFFEVVNQHSAPIPQGGRGCIQFITQYQHSSGQRRIRVTTIARNWADATANIHHISAGFDQEAAAVLMARMAVYRAETDESPDVLRWVDRMLIRLCQKFGEYNKDDPNSFRLSENFSLYPQFMYHLRRSQFLQVFNNSPDETSFYRHMLMREDLTQSLIMIQPILYSYSFNGPPEPVLLDTSSIQPDRILLMDTFFQILIFHGETIAQWRNLKYQDMPEYENFRQLLQAPVDDAQEILQTRFPMPRYIDTEQGGSQARFLLSKVNPSQTHNNMYAYGGDGGAPVLTDDVSLQVFMDHLKKLAVSSTA is encoded by the exons ATGGCCACCTACGAAGAATACATCCAGCAGAATGAGGACCGCGACGGCATCCGTTTCACTTGGAACGTGTGGCCGTCGAGTCGCATCGAAGCCACCCGTTTGGTGGTCCCCCTCGGTTGTCTCTACCAACCCATCAAGGAGCGCCAAGACCTGCCCCCCATCCAATACGACCCTGTCCTATGTACCCGTAACAACTGTCGTGCGATTCTGAACCCGCTGTGTCAAGTCGACTACCGGGCAAAGCTGTGGGTTTGCAATTTCTGTTTCCAACGGAATCcg tttccGCCTCAATATGCGGCCATTTCCGAGCAACACCAACCGGCCGAACTCATGCCAATGTTCTCCACCATTGAGTACACAATAACACGCGCCCAATGCCTGCCCCCCATCTACCTCCTAGTCGTCGATACGTGCATGGACGAGGAGGAGCTGGGGGCCCTTAAAGACTCGCTTCAGATGTCTTTGAGCCTTCTCCCGCCGACGGCCCTCATAGGGCTCATCACATTCGGGAAAATGGTCCAAGTTCACGAACTGGGCACTGAGGGCTGTAGCAAATCGTACGTTTTTCGGGGGACCAAAGACCTGACAGCTAAACAAATCCAGGAGATGCTCGGGATTGGGAAAGTGGCCGTGGCGCAGCCCCAGCGAGGGGCCCCGCAAGCCCCCATCCCGCCCGCCAGTCGGTTCCTCCAACCCATCTCAAAGTGCGATATGAGTCTGACTGATTTGATCGGGGAGCTGCAAAGAGACCCCTGGCCTGTGGGGCAAGGCAAGCGGCCCTTGAGATCAACAGGGGCGGCCTTGTCCATAGCAATAGGGCTCCTTGAGTGCACGTATGCCAATACGGGGGCCCGGGTTATGATGTTCCTAGGGGGGCCCTGCTCGCAAGGGCCGGGTCAGGTGGTTAACGACGATTTGAAACAACCAATCAGGTCGCATCATGATATTCAGAAAGATAACGCCAAGTATATGAAGAAGGCGATCAAGCATTATGAGGGGTTGGCTATGAGGGCTGCCACTAATGGGCATTGTGTTGATATTTATTCGTGTGCTTTGGACCAAACGGGGCTGATGGAGATGAAGCAGTGTTGCAATTCGACGgg GGGGCATATGGTTATGGGGGACTCGTTCAATTCGTCGCTTTTTAAACAAACGTTTCAGCGGGTTTTTGCAAGAGATGCCAAGAATGAGCTGAAAATGGCCTTCAATGCCACACTGGAAGTCAAGTGTTCAAGGGAACTCAAAG tGCAAGGAGGTATTGGCTCTTGTGTGTCCCTCAATGTGAAAAGTCCCCTCGTTTCGGACACTGAAATCGGAATGGGTAACACAGTCCAATGGAAAATGTGCACTTTGACGCCGAGTGCAACAATTGCCCTATTTTTCGAAGTGGTCAATCAACATTCGGCCCCCATACCGCAAGGAGGCCGTGGATGCATTCAGTTCATAACACAATATCAA caTTCGAGCGGCCAGAGGCGCATTCGCGTTACAACCATCGCCCGAAATTGGGCCGATGCCACGGCCAACATCCACCACATCAGCGCCGGCTTTGACCAGGAAGCGGCGGCTGTTTTAATGGCCCGCATGGCCGTTTATCGAGCTGAAACCGACGAAAGCCCCGATGTGTTGCGATGGGTCGACCGTATGTTAATTCGTCTG TGCCAAAAATTCGGCGAATACAACAAAGACGACCCTAACAGTTTCCGTTTGAGTGAAAACTTCAGTCTCTATCCCCAATTCATGTACCATTTGCGCCGCTCCCAATTCCTCCAAGTTTTCAACAACTCCCCAGACGAGACCTCGTTCTACCGCCACATGCTGATGCGGGAGGACCTCACCCAAAGTCTCATTATGATCCAGCCGATTTTATACAGTTATAGTTTCAACGGCCCCCCTGAACCCGTCCTCCTCGACACTAGTTCCATTCAACCCGATCGAATCCTTCTCATGGAcacatttttccaaattttgattttccaCGGTGAGACAATCGCCCAATGGAGGAACCTCAAGTACCAGGACATGCCAGAGTACGAGAATTTCCGGCAATTGTTACAAGCACCGGTGGATGACGCCCAGGAAATCCTCCAGACGAGGTTCCCCATGCCTAGGTACATCGACACGGAACAAGGGGGCTCCCAAGCCAGGTTTTTACTATCGAAAGTCAACCCGAGCCAAACACATAACA